One stretch of Callospermophilus lateralis isolate mCalLat2 chromosome 11, mCalLat2.hap1, whole genome shotgun sequence DNA includes these proteins:
- the Ggt6 gene encoding glutathione hydrolase 6, translating to MEASAEPVLYQKLQIWEPNMESEEEEEEEEEETSESLVLYLRRPLDAPGNKVDGLPGAWARLVAALLLLAVSCSLAVRQLQRRGSLTGRFGSVAAPPASVHSHPTGVYHHGAIISPAATCSHLGQELLAAGGNVVDAGVGASLCLAVVHPHATGLGAMFWGLFHNSSSANTTALMSGPAQTLAPGLGLPTALPALHLFHAHFGHLPWSHLLMGPTMLAQEGFLVDEPLARALATQGTKGLCPLFCHTDGTPLGLGDRATNPKLAAVLRRAALTPTPAHAGDELLSLLARDLGLEKPSARPMPTLVPALQFSMAQGTLFTTPGPSAGPELLALLKAALHSGEPHPDPCPPLLQTAVTPVSSILATVDSSGTMLLLTSSLNSSFGSGHVSPSSGVLLSDLVDGSATSAWACPLILRVSPNDTEADVMGLVASGNPKMARAMTRALLSHLTRPQTHTQHQHQPQQGPTESSSTCGQGTLLQVATHAEHSHVSSVPNGCCPFEGF from the exons ATGGAAGCCTCGGCAGAGCCTGTGCTCTATCAAAAGCTGCAAATCTGGGAGCCAAACATGgagtcagaggaggaggaggaggaggaagaggaggagacatCAGAGTCCCTGGTTCTGTACCTCAGGAGGCCCCTGGATGCCCCTGG GAACAAGGTTGATGGGCTTCCCGGAGCCTGGGCCCGGCTGGTGGCAGCTTTGCTGCTGCTGGCTGTTAGCTGCTCCCTGGCTGTGAGGCAGCTCCAACGGAGGGGCAGCTTGACGGGAAGGTTTGGCTCGGTGGCAGCCCCTCCAGCCAGCGTACACTCCCATCCCACTGGAGTATACCATCACGGTGCCATCATCAGCCCTGCAG CCACGTGCTCCCACCTGGGCCAAGAGCTACTTGCTGCTGGGGGCAATGTCGTGGATGCTGGAGTTGGAGCCTCTCTGTGCCTGGCAGTGGTGCACCCTCATGCCACAGGGCTAG GTGCCATGTTCTGGGGCCTCTTCCACAATAGCTCCTCAGCAAACACAACAGCTCTGATGTCAGGCCCAGCCCAGACCCTGGCCCCTGGCCTGGGGCTGCCCACTGCTCTGCCTGCCCTGCATTTGTTTCATGCACACTTCGGCCACCTGCCTTGGTCACACCTGCTGATGGGTCCAACCATGCTGGCTCAAGAAGGCTTCCTGGTGGACGAACCCCTGGCCAGGGCTCTAGCAACTCAGGGCACAAAGGGCCTGTGTCCACTTTTCTGCCATACTGATGGGACTCCCCTGGGCCTTGGGGACCGAGCCACCAACCCAAAGCTGGCAGCTGTGCTACGCAGGGCAGCACTCACCCCTACTCCAGCCCATGCTGGAGATGAACTACTGAGTCTGCTGGCCAGAGATCTGGGGCTGGAGAAACCCTCAGCTAGGCCCATGCCCACCTTGGTGCCAGCACTGCAGTTTTCTATGGCCCAAGGCACTCTATTCACCACCCCTGGTCCCTCAGCTGGCCCAGAACTGTTGGCACTACTGAAGGCAGCCCTGCACTCTGGAGAACCCCACCCTGACCCCTGCCCACCCCTCCTGCAAACTGCTGTGACCCCTGTGAGTAGCATCCTGGCCACTGTGGACAGCAGCGGCACTATGCTCCTTCTCACCTCCTCTCTCAACAGCTCCTTTGGGTCTGGACATGTGTCTCCAAGCAGTGGGGTTCTGCTTAGCGATCTGGTGGACGGGTCTGCAACTAGTGCCTGGGCCTGCCCCCTCATTCTCCGAGTCAGTCCGAATGACACAGAAGCTGATGTGATGGGACTGGTGGCCTCAGGAAACCCCAAGATGGCCAGAGCCATGACTCGTGCCTTGCTCAGCCATCTCACAaggccacaaacccatacccaacaCCAGCACCAGCCCCAACAAGGACCAACAGAGAGTTCCAGCACTTGTGGCCAAGGGACCCTACTCCAGGTGGCCACCCATGCAGAACACTCCCATGTCTCCAGTGTCCCTAATGGCTGCTGCCCCTTCGAGGGGTTCTAA